Proteins from a genomic interval of Arachis hypogaea cultivar Tifrunner chromosome 10, arahy.Tifrunner.gnm2.J5K5, whole genome shotgun sequence:
- the LOC140175612 gene encoding uncharacterized protein — MVEIFKKVEVTILLFYAIRQVPKYAKLLKDLCINKERIHDLETIPLGRSISAFMGAIPEKCGDPGACVSIMPLSVYDILKLPTLKRSAARFVLVDKSIISVVGIAEDVLESIKGLVFPIDFHILEMPPSDTGRTSSMLLGRPFLKTSRFKLDAFSGTYSFEIDGKAVSFSLDEAMRHPPEDHSIFRCDLIDNVVAEVHHNGFDEKSMIQGPSVGNSHECKEDTLPPPMLPDDQVPSHEQSVDLKPLPPHLKYAYLEENQKLPMIIAKELTTQQEEKLLHILRRNKKAIGWSLVNIVGISPQVCEHRIFLEEGAKPIRQPQRRLNPTILEVVKKEVTRLLEVDIIYPISDSE, encoded by the exons atggtggagatattcaaaaaggttgaggtaactattctccTTTTTTATGCTATTCGCCAAGTCCCTAAATATGCTAAGcttctaaaggatttgtgcataaACAAGGAAAGGAttcatgatttagaaactattccattgGGACGCTCAATTTCCGCTTTTATGGGTGCTATACCAGAGAAATGTGGTGATCCCG GTGCTTGTGTTAGTATTATGCCTCTATCTGTTTATGATATATTGAAGCTTCCAACGTTGAAACGGTCGGCGGCCCGTTTTGTTTTGGTGGATAAGAGCATAATATCTGTGGTTGGTATTGCGGAAGATGTTCTAGAGAGTATAAAGGGGTTGGTCTTCCCGATTGATTTCCATATTCTTGAGATGCCCCCTAGTGACACTGGAAGGACATCATCTATGTTGCTTGGGAGGCCGTTTTTGAAGACCTCCCGGtttaaattggatgctttttcggGTACCTATTCTTTTGAGATTGATGGAAAAGCTGTGAGCTTTAGTCTTGATGAAGCCATGAGGCATCCACCGGAGGACCATTCTATTTTCCGGTGTGATTTGATTGATAATGTTGTGGCTGAAGTCCACCATAATGGTTTTGATGAGAAGAGCATGAttcaaggtccaagtgtggggaactCCCATGAATGTAAAGAGGACACCTTGCCACCTCCAATGTTGCCGGATGATCAAGTGCCGAGTCATGAACAAAGTGTAGATTTGAAACCACTTCCACCCCACCTAAAATATGCCTATCttgaagaaaatcaaaagctcccGATGATTATTGCAAAGGAGCTTACCACCCAACAAGAGGAGAAATTGCTTCATATCTTGAGGAGGAACAAAAAGgctattgggtggagcttggtaaACATAGTGGGCataagccctcaagtttgtgaacaccGCATTTTTCTTGAAGAAGGAGCCAAGCCTATTCGACAACCTCAAAGGCGTTTGAATCCCACTATTCTAGAGGTTGTGAAGAAGGAGGTCACCCGCTTGCTTGAAGTCGACATTATCTATCCGATTTCGGATAGTGAATAG